One window of Fundidesulfovibrio soli genomic DNA carries:
- a CDS encoding RHS repeat-associated core domain-containing protein, translating into MPRHFLLAALFLALLCPCADRIARADDTTSVCYSGTCLTITTKGFGSWAYSQTRPGSKDEGSCTFAVVEYTNAGASIPRSGFVQATITVDSTSELISVPNPEYPDNSDQRYILVPGIDALTMDLLQSYSGGVHYSGSRTFSFIRAGESRSGSIGYTMSQDYGDYATLKIGTGWSGCWEVYVSSPVDFSGPENKDENLGAGKDNPDTEFERGGAGTCSGQGLPVFGVNMSYLSLAVDDTDLAYQSFGHQVELRRVWNMRPSETGLFGNGWSFAYASTLTALSHTSGGAVVKLGNGQGFSYTVSGTTGQGTGELTVSYACSAKGRTQQLTGVLNEATGTGHYILHDKQAKLTRRYDYVAQDGTGAYVYRLTSITDRNGNALTLTYDGKGSLGTLMDASGRVTTFVTDVSGRCTQFTTLGGRTAFFQYDADGNMTKSTDLAGNVTTYTYTADKYIASITTAGRTTAFTYSTSGQTTYVSQVTDANGAVWQYGYVSPAIKTVTEPGGAVRTYSNSGGRTTQITNALGQTTYRSYTAQGMLASETDATGRAASFEYDGDGNPTKWTEADGGATTFTYDANGNMTGKVDPMGNSWTYGYDVRGNLTSITSPLARSTSMAYDSKGLQTSATLPGGASQSYQYDTHGNLTDIFDPLGNRTRIAYDTAGLNRASLTDPAGNTTSFMYDDNRRLVMQTHPGGATNQYGYDCCAMTSSIDANGRTTLYARDALMNVTRITDPMGGQTQFTYNANSSPLTEVNPLGRIRQYTYDSANRLFSDTDPAGRTVFYGRDAAGRVTSVMNPKGAATTQEYGLRGQLLNVFDPQGNNTANYTINAAGRIVAKYNGRSQLYMLTYDADGRVVTKKHENAVAASYAWDQQGRLTSHSTPATGTVNWTRDAAGQVTMTQDPDGAKGLNISYDSAGRVSGIGYPGGLSVTYTRNGRGWPTKVDFGAYSVSLGYDGEGRVTSETRSNGMNTTYGYNATGKLTSVAHQSASRTLANISYARDASGAIVSESGTWPLTPRGPVKPFRATFNNADSMTAWGTDPATADADGNLTAIAGTRAMTAVYDVENRPVSLVAGGVTRQYRYDALGNRVWVAAGGVTRNLHFDPRGRAAFETDHTGAVTACYIYDDNRLLASGTAAGGFVFHHYDKTGNTLALTDASGATVGAYAYGPYGAVVAHTGRSTPFTYAGAYGVMDEGADFFLMRNRYYDAQAGRFLQRDPIGFEGGINLYRYAEGNPVRFIDPLGLRSDEGIFKGDYEHMSQNGKMVFEPNAYQRQMWDDFKTAADVTLSSKGGIVSAVYLPYKLMYINQTAPPSQRFAEGMFEMGKALLGGVYGVMADIFTAGQDTNMKRVKETEDEWRRTQQFWCPKR; encoded by the coding sequence ATGCCGCGACACTTCCTCCTTGCCGCACTCTTCCTGGCCCTGCTGTGCCCCTGCGCGGACCGTATCGCCCGCGCGGACGACACTACATCCGTCTGTTATTCGGGCACCTGCCTGACCATCACCACCAAGGGGTTCGGCTCCTGGGCCTACAGCCAGACCCGCCCCGGCTCCAAGGACGAGGGAAGCTGCACCTTTGCGGTGGTCGAATACACCAACGCCGGCGCATCCATCCCCCGCAGCGGCTTCGTGCAGGCCACCATCACGGTGGACAGCACGTCCGAGCTGATCAGCGTGCCCAACCCCGAGTACCCCGACAACAGCGATCAACGGTACATCCTCGTTCCCGGGATCGACGCCCTCACCATGGACCTGCTCCAGAGCTACTCTGGTGGGGTGCACTATTCCGGCAGCAGGACCTTCAGCTTCATCCGGGCGGGTGAGTCGCGGAGCGGCAGCATCGGCTACACCATGTCGCAGGATTACGGGGACTATGCCACGTTGAAGATCGGCACCGGCTGGAGCGGCTGCTGGGAGGTGTACGTCAGCTCCCCCGTGGACTTCTCCGGCCCCGAGAACAAGGACGAGAACCTGGGCGCCGGCAAGGACAACCCCGACACAGAATTCGAGCGGGGCGGTGCCGGCACATGCTCCGGCCAGGGGCTGCCGGTGTTCGGCGTGAACATGTCCTACCTGAGCCTGGCCGTGGACGACACGGACCTGGCCTACCAGAGCTTCGGCCACCAGGTGGAGCTGCGCCGGGTGTGGAACATGCGCCCAAGCGAAACGGGGCTGTTCGGCAACGGGTGGTCCTTCGCCTATGCATCCACCCTGACCGCCCTGAGCCACACCTCCGGCGGGGCCGTGGTGAAGCTGGGCAACGGCCAGGGCTTCTCCTATACGGTCAGCGGCACCACTGGGCAGGGTACGGGCGAGCTCACGGTGAGCTACGCCTGTTCGGCCAAGGGACGCACCCAGCAGCTCACGGGCGTGCTGAACGAGGCCACGGGCACGGGCCACTACATCCTCCACGACAAGCAGGCCAAGCTGACCCGGCGCTACGACTACGTGGCACAGGACGGAACAGGGGCCTACGTCTACCGCCTGACCTCCATAACGGACCGCAACGGCAACGCCCTGACCCTGACCTACGACGGCAAGGGCAGCCTGGGCACCCTCATGGACGCCTCCGGGCGGGTCACCACGTTCGTGACGGACGTCAGCGGACGCTGCACCCAGTTCACCACCCTGGGCGGGCGCACCGCCTTCTTCCAGTACGACGCCGACGGCAACATGACCAAAAGCACTGACCTGGCCGGCAACGTGACCACCTACACCTACACCGCGGACAAATACATCGCCTCCATCACCACGGCGGGCAGAACCACGGCGTTCACCTACTCCACTTCCGGGCAGACGACCTACGTCTCCCAGGTCACGGACGCCAACGGAGCCGTGTGGCAGTACGGCTACGTCAGCCCGGCCATCAAGACCGTCACGGAGCCGGGCGGAGCGGTGCGCACCTACTCCAACTCCGGGGGCCGCACGACCCAGATAACCAACGCCTTGGGCCAGACAACGTACAGGAGCTATACCGCCCAGGGCATGCTCGCCTCTGAGACCGACGCCACGGGCCGCGCCGCCAGTTTCGAATACGACGGCGACGGCAACCCGACCAAGTGGACGGAAGCCGACGGCGGGGCGACCACGTTCACCTACGACGCCAACGGCAACATGACCGGCAAGGTCGACCCCATGGGCAATTCCTGGACCTACGGCTACGATGTCCGCGGCAACCTGACCTCCATAACGTCGCCCCTGGCCAGGTCCACGTCCATGGCCTACGACTCCAAGGGCTTGCAGACCAGCGCCACGCTGCCGGGCGGGGCCTCCCAGTCCTACCAGTATGACACCCACGGGAACCTCACCGACATCTTTGACCCCCTGGGCAACCGCACCCGCATCGCCTACGACACCGCGGGCCTGAACCGCGCCTCCCTGACCGACCCGGCGGGCAACACCACCAGCTTCATGTACGACGACAACCGCCGCCTGGTGATGCAGACCCATCCCGGCGGAGCCACGAACCAGTACGGCTACGACTGCTGCGCCATGACCAGCTCAATTGACGCCAACGGGCGCACCACCCTCTATGCCCGCGACGCCCTGATGAACGTCACCAGGATCACGGACCCCATGGGCGGCCAGACCCAGTTCACATACAACGCCAACTCCAGCCCCCTGACCGAGGTGAACCCACTGGGGCGGATACGCCAGTACACCTACGACAGCGCCAACAGGCTGTTCTCCGATACGGACCCCGCCGGGCGCACGGTGTTCTACGGGCGCGACGCGGCGGGCAGGGTCACCTCGGTCATGAACCCCAAGGGTGCGGCGACGACCCAGGAATACGGCCTGCGCGGCCAGTTGCTCAACGTGTTCGACCCCCAGGGCAACAACACGGCGAACTACACCATCAACGCCGCCGGACGCATCGTGGCGAAATACAACGGCCGCTCCCAGCTCTACATGCTGACCTACGACGCTGACGGGAGGGTCGTCACCAAAAAGCACGAAAACGCCGTGGCGGCGAGCTACGCCTGGGACCAGCAGGGCAGGCTGACCAGCCACTCCACCCCGGCCACCGGCACCGTGAACTGGACGCGCGACGCGGCGGGCCAGGTGACCATGACCCAGGACCCCGACGGCGCCAAGGGGCTCAACATCAGCTACGACTCCGCGGGCCGCGTCTCCGGCATCGGCTACCCCGGCGGCCTGAGCGTCACCTACACCCGCAACGGGCGCGGCTGGCCCACCAAGGTGGATTTCGGCGCCTATTCCGTCAGCCTGGGCTACGATGGAGAGGGCCGGGTCACCTCCGAAACGCGCTCCAACGGGATGAACACCACCTACGGGTACAACGCCACGGGCAAGCTGACCTCCGTGGCGCATCAGAGCGCGTCAAGGACTCTGGCCAACATCAGCTATGCCCGCGACGCCTCCGGCGCCATCGTCAGCGAGTCCGGCACCTGGCCCCTCACGCCGCGCGGGCCGGTCAAGCCCTTCCGGGCCACGTTCAACAACGCCGATTCCATGACCGCCTGGGGCACGGACCCGGCCACCGCCGACGCCGACGGCAACCTGACCGCCATCGCCGGGACGCGGGCCATGACCGCGGTCTACGACGTGGAGAACAGGCCCGTTTCCCTCGTGGCGGGCGGCGTGACGCGCCAATACAGGTATGACGCCCTCGGCAACCGCGTGTGGGTGGCCGCGGGCGGCGTCACCCGCAACCTGCACTTCGATCCCCGAGGCCGGGCGGCCTTCGAGACCGACCACACCGGCGCCGTGACGGCCTGCTACATCTACGACGACAACCGCCTCCTGGCTTCCGGCACGGCGGCGGGCGGGTTCGTGTTCCACCATTACGACAAGACCGGCAACACGCTGGCCCTCACGGACGCCTCCGGGGCCACCGTGGGCGCATACGCCTACGGGCCCTATGGGGCCGTGGTCGCGCACACCGGGCGCTCCACCCCCTTCACGTATGCGGGCGCGTACGGGGTGATGGACGAGGGCGCGGATTTCTTCCTCATGCGCAACCGCTACTACGACGCGCAGGCCGGGCGCTTCCTGCAGCGCGACCCCATCGGCTTCGAAGGCGGGATAAACCTCTACCGCTATGCGGAGGGCAACCCCGTGCGCTTCATCGACCCCCTGGGCCTGCGCTCCGACGAGGGCATCTTCAAGGGCGACTACGAGCATATGTCCCAAAACGGGAAGATGGTCTTTGAGCCCAACGCGTATCAGCGCCAAATGTGGGACGACTTCAAGACTGCCGCGGACGTCACGTTGAGCTCCAAGGGCGGGATCGTGTCGGCGGTCTACCTGCCGTACAAGCTGATGTACATCAACCAGACCGCCCCCCCCAGCCAGCGCTTCGCCGAAGGGATGTTCGAGATGGGCAAGGCCCTGCTCGGCGGAGTTTACGGCGTCATGGCCGACATATTCACTGCCGGACAGGACACAAACATGAAGCGGGTGAAAGAAACTGAGGATGAATGGCGCCGGACGCAGCAGTTCTGGTGCCCGAAACGCTGA
- a CDS encoding RHS repeat domain-containing protein: MKLSSTSSVPCILRTIRPLAGALAAVLLLAGGAEAASVSYVYDNAGRVVSVKYSGGQRIIYAYDDAGNITQMVVQGSAGALPAVNSLLLGSNPNGGAAQSVLQD; this comes from the coding sequence ATGAAACTTTCTTCAACATCCTCAGTTCCTTGTATTTTACGGACAATCCGCCCCCTGGCTGGCGCGCTTGCAGCCGTATTGCTGTTGGCCGGGGGGGCTGAGGCGGCGTCGGTCTCCTATGTATACGACAACGCCGGGCGGGTGGTCTCCGTTAAGTACAGCGGCGGGCAGCGCATCATCTACGCCTACGACGATGCCGGCAACATCACCCAGATGGTTGTCCAGGGGAGCGCCGGGGCGCTTCCGGCCGTCAACAGCCTGCTCCTCGGGAGCAACCCCAACGGCGGCGCCGCCCAGTCTGTCCTGCAGGATTAG
- a CDS encoding DUF945 family protein: protein MKKSFVAALLAATAYMAITVFVANQAGGAIDSSLKRISSGSPLYRFTPQQSRIGIFSSSYTYTASFLSQPGGPEALSLLVTFDVAHGPIPFAAGSLSPCAALVNGRFAMAEGTPKAVRDALDQIPELFRTTLRAEAGLGGGLDLRLSVPPLFRDPPLRQEFQGATVSVSTDMDFSRQVTKVDIPLINLQDNDYTFLLKGLTIRSDAVRLLPYVWHGQSELKLAGLSLSTKDPSNTQASTLENLELRGKTTLHAPTVDYALSLSGATAINKSAPLPFSVALSLFNLDVEGFSQLNDLLQREYGGNEAVRPYVDEVRKTYDMLLVRAPRVEFELKALPGTQNEVALKGEASAPALKSVPPTPQEALAQLRAKADLSAQEPGLVILVDTFSSPQEKESQAQQKQLQTALQQLTEKGSITRDGTRISSSAVWDGSALLVNGKPLQ, encoded by the coding sequence GTGAAAAAATCCTTTGTCGCCGCATTGCTCGCCGCCACAGCCTACATGGCCATCACCGTCTTCGTCGCGAACCAGGCCGGAGGGGCCATCGACTCGAGCCTGAAGCGGATATCCTCCGGCTCACCCCTATACCGCTTCACCCCGCAGCAGAGCCGGATCGGGATCTTCAGCAGCAGCTACACCTACACCGCCAGCTTCCTGTCCCAACCCGGCGGGCCCGAGGCGCTCTCCCTGCTGGTCACGTTCGACGTGGCCCACGGCCCAATCCCCTTCGCCGCCGGATCGCTCAGCCCCTGCGCCGCGCTGGTCAACGGGCGCTTCGCCATGGCGGAGGGCACCCCCAAGGCCGTCCGCGATGCCCTGGACCAGATTCCCGAACTCTTCAGGACCACCCTGCGGGCCGAGGCCGGCTTGGGCGGCGGCCTGGATCTCCGGCTGAGCGTGCCGCCCCTCTTCCGGGACCCCCCGCTGCGCCAGGAGTTCCAGGGAGCCACCGTCTCCGTCTCCACCGACATGGATTTCAGCAGGCAGGTCACCAAGGTGGACATCCCGCTGATCAACCTTCAGGACAACGACTACACCTTCCTGCTCAAGGGGCTGACCATCCGGTCGGACGCCGTCAGGCTGCTCCCGTACGTCTGGCACGGACAGAGCGAACTGAAACTCGCGGGCTTGTCCCTGAGCACCAAGGATCCCTCCAACACCCAGGCTTCAACGCTTGAAAACCTGGAACTGCGCGGCAAGACCACGCTCCATGCGCCGACCGTCGACTACGCCCTGTCCCTGAGCGGGGCGACGGCCATCAACAAGTCCGCCCCGCTGCCCTTCTCCGTGGCGCTTTCGCTCTTCAACCTCGACGTGGAGGGATTCTCCCAACTCAACGACCTGCTGCAACGGGAGTATGGCGGCAACGAGGCCGTGAGGCCCTACGTGGACGAGGTGCGCAAGACCTACGACATGTTGCTGGTCAGGGCTCCCCGCGTCGAATTTGAGCTGAAGGCGCTGCCCGGCACCCAGAATGAGGTGGCTCTCAAGGGCGAGGCGAGCGCTCCCGCGCTCAAGAGCGTGCCGCCCACGCCGCAGGAGGCGCTGGCGCAGCTCCGGGCCAAGGCCGACCTGAGCGCCCAGGAGCCTGGGCTGGTCATCCTCGTGGACACGTTCTCCAGCCCTCAGGAAAAGGAGAGCCAGGCCCAGCAGAAGCAATTGCAGACCGCCCTGCAGCAGCTCACCGAGAAGGGCTCCATCACCCGCGACGGCACGCGCATCAGCTCCAGCGCCGTATGGGACGGATCGGCCCTGCTGGTGAACGGCAAGCCGCTCCAGTAA
- the ribD gene encoding bifunctional diaminohydroxyphosphoribosylaminopyrimidine deaminase/5-amino-6-(5-phosphoribosylamino)uracil reductase RibD, with protein MSRALELASRGKGSTAPNPCVGAVLVRGGAVVAEGWHQRCGGPHAEVNCLADARAKGVDPAECTLYVTLEPCNHHGRTPPCTEAVLAAGIRKVVVGCTDPNASVAGGGNARLRENGVEVDSGVLERRCRDMIADFLVWQTTKRTYNVLKMASTLDGRIATRTGHSSWVSGPESRALVQDMRARADAVLVGGGTLRHDNPRLTVRLEGRENGPQPLAVVVTSLLPEHDAPLSLLLDRPAQTIFWTAPASAASWRAEALRDKGVRVWELPTLGDRLQLAAGFERLRAEAGCHATLCEGGGQLAFSLARQGLMDEFRHFLAPKILGDASGVPVFSGACVERMDMALPLRLSAVRPSGQDLLMTYMPAD; from the coding sequence ATGAGCCGCGCCCTGGAGCTCGCCTCCAGGGGCAAGGGCTCCACCGCGCCCAACCCCTGCGTGGGCGCGGTGCTCGTTCGCGGAGGCGCGGTGGTGGCCGAGGGCTGGCACCAGCGTTGCGGCGGCCCCCACGCCGAGGTGAACTGCCTGGCCGACGCCCGCGCCAAGGGCGTGGACCCGGCCGAGTGCACCCTCTATGTCACCCTGGAACCCTGCAACCACCACGGCAGAACGCCCCCCTGCACCGAAGCCGTGCTGGCGGCGGGCATCCGCAAGGTGGTGGTGGGCTGCACGGACCCCAACGCCTCCGTGGCCGGGGGCGGCAACGCCCGCCTGCGCGAGAACGGCGTGGAGGTGGATTCGGGCGTGCTGGAGCGCCGATGCAGGGACATGATCGCGGACTTCTTGGTCTGGCAGACCACGAAGCGCACCTACAACGTTCTCAAGATGGCCTCCACCCTGGACGGCCGCATCGCCACGCGCACGGGGCACTCCTCCTGGGTCAGCGGGCCGGAATCGCGCGCCCTGGTGCAGGACATGCGCGCCCGCGCCGACGCCGTGCTCGTGGGCGGGGGCACCCTGCGCCACGACAACCCCAGGCTCACCGTGCGCCTGGAGGGCCGCGAGAACGGCCCCCAGCCCCTGGCAGTGGTGGTCACGTCGCTCCTGCCCGAGCACGACGCTCCGCTCTCCCTGCTGCTGGACCGGCCCGCCCAGACCATCTTCTGGACCGCCCCGGCCAGCGCGGCATCCTGGCGGGCCGAAGCCTTGCGGGACAAGGGCGTGCGCGTCTGGGAGCTGCCCACCCTGGGCGACAGGCTGCAACTGGCCGCGGGGTTCGAGCGACTGCGCGCCGAGGCCGGATGCCACGCCACCCTCTGCGAGGGCGGAGGGCAGCTGGCCTTCTCCCTGGCCCGGCAGGGGTTGATGGACGAGTTCCGGCATTTCCTGGCTCCGAAAATCCTGGGCGACGCCTCCGGCGTGCCCGTGTTTTCCGGGGCCTGCGTGGAGCGCATGGACATGGCCCTGCCGTTGCGGCTGAGCGCCGTGCGCCCAAGCGGCCAGGACCTACTCATGACGTACATGCCCGCGGACTGA
- a CDS encoding deoxycytidylate deaminase: protein MEHIHPKDSRLPWPEYFMRIAFLVAERSTCLRRKVGAVAVKDKRILATGYNGAPAGTAHCLDIGCLREQLGIPSGQRHELCRGLHAEQNVIIQAAVHGVSISGAVLYCTTQPCIICTKMLINCGVSHIHYAEGYPDDLSRDMLGEAGVNFDTLPRPDQA, encoded by the coding sequence ATGGAACACATTCACCCCAAAGACTCCCGCCTCCCCTGGCCCGAGTATTTCATGCGCATCGCCTTCCTGGTGGCCGAACGCTCCACATGCCTGCGCCGCAAGGTGGGCGCGGTGGCCGTGAAGGACAAGCGCATCCTGGCCACGGGCTACAACGGCGCTCCGGCGGGCACGGCCCACTGCCTGGACATCGGCTGCCTGCGCGAGCAGCTCGGCATCCCCTCGGGCCAACGCCACGAACTGTGCCGGGGCCTGCACGCCGAGCAGAACGTGATCATCCAGGCCGCGGTGCACGGCGTCTCCATCTCCGGGGCCGTGCTCTACTGCACCACCCAGCCCTGCATCATCTGCACGAAGATGCTCATCAACTGCGGTGTGAGCCACATTCATTACGCCGAAGGCTATCCCGACGACCTTTCCCGTGATATGCTTGGAGAAGCTGGAGTGAATTTTGATACCCTGCCCCGACCCGACCAAGCCTGA
- the glyA gene encoding serine hydroxymethyltransferase: MDEILIRDPELAAAIVNEIDRQVSGLELIASENFVSTAVRQAQGSVMTHKYAEGYPHKRYYGGCEFVDVAEDLARDRVKQLFGCDYANVQPHSGSQANMAVYFSVLKPGDTILGMDLSHGGHLTHGSPVNFSGRFFNVVFYGVKKETGTIDYEALEALAREHKPKMIVAGASAYPRVIDFDRFRAIADEVGAYLMVDMAHIAGLVATGEHPSPIGKAHFTTSTTHKTLRGPRGGLILAGEDEAKKIDSQIFPGIQGGPLMHVIAAKAVAFGEALRPEFKTYQAQVVKNAQVMAKGLVALGYDLVSGGTDNHLMLVDLTSKDVTGKDAQIALDAAGITANKNTVPFETRSPFVTSGIRLGTPSLTTRGMKEAEMEKVVAWIDAAIKGRENATTLAAIKAEVNVFARQYPLFAW, translated from the coding sequence ATGGACGAAATACTCATCCGCGACCCCGAGTTGGCCGCCGCCATAGTCAACGAGATCGACCGCCAGGTCAGCGGGCTGGAGCTGATCGCATCGGAGAACTTCGTCTCCACCGCCGTCCGCCAGGCCCAGGGCTCGGTCATGACCCACAAATACGCCGAAGGCTACCCGCACAAACGCTACTACGGCGGCTGCGAGTTCGTGGACGTGGCCGAGGACCTGGCCCGCGACCGCGTGAAGCAGCTCTTCGGCTGCGACTACGCCAACGTGCAGCCCCACTCCGGCTCCCAGGCCAACATGGCCGTGTACTTCTCCGTGCTCAAGCCCGGCGACACCATCCTGGGCATGGACCTTTCCCACGGCGGCCACCTGACCCACGGAAGCCCCGTGAACTTCTCCGGCCGCTTCTTCAACGTGGTGTTCTACGGCGTGAAGAAGGAGACCGGGACCATCGACTACGAGGCCCTGGAGGCCCTGGCCCGCGAGCACAAGCCCAAGATGATCGTGGCTGGCGCCAGCGCCTACCCCCGCGTGATCGACTTCGACCGCTTCCGGGCCATCGCCGACGAAGTGGGCGCGTACCTGATGGTGGACATGGCCCACATCGCGGGCCTGGTGGCCACCGGGGAGCACCCCTCGCCCATCGGCAAGGCGCACTTCACCACCTCCACCACCCACAAGACCCTACGCGGCCCCCGCGGCGGCCTGATCCTGGCCGGCGAGGACGAGGCCAAGAAGATCGACTCCCAGATCTTCCCCGGCATCCAGGGCGGCCCGCTCATGCACGTGATCGCGGCCAAGGCCGTGGCCTTCGGCGAGGCCCTGCGCCCCGAGTTCAAGACCTACCAGGCCCAGGTGGTCAAGAACGCCCAGGTGATGGCCAAGGGCCTGGTGGCCCTGGGCTACGACCTGGTCTCAGGCGGCACCGACAACCACCTCATGCTCGTGGACCTCACAAGCAAGGACGTCACCGGCAAGGACGCCCAGATCGCCCTGGACGCGGCCGGCATCACGGCCAACAAGAACACCGTCCCCTTCGAGACGCGCTCCCCCTTCGTGACCTCCGGCATCCGCCTGGGCACCCCCTCGCTGACCACGCGCGGCATGAAGGAGGCCGAGATGGAGAAGGTGGTGGCCTGGATCGACGCGGCCATCAAGGGCCGCGAGAACGCCACTACCCTGGCCGCCATCAAGGCCGAGGTGAACGTCTTCGCCAGGCAGTACCCCCTGTTCGCCTGGTAG
- the fabF gene encoding beta-ketoacyl-ACP synthase II, with protein MKLHRVVVTGLAAVTPIGNDLESSWQNLLNGVSGAGPVTRFDTTGYDTTFACEVKGFDPSKHIPAKQARRMDLFTQYAVCASLMAVEHSGLKITPELAEEVGVLIGCGLGGLHTIELQHQKLLADGPGRVSPFFIPVLIANMAAGQAAIFTGAKGPNVCTTTACASGAHGVGYAYTDIMLGRAKAMICGGAESTIAPLGMSGFNALKALSTRNDEPTKASRPFEKNRTGFVMGEGSGILILEELEHAKARGARILAEVVGFGASGDAFHMTAPPESGEGAALAMKAALRESGLAPEAVDSINAHGTSTQLNDMCETRAIKSVFGEHAYKLSVTANKSMIGHCLGAAGAIESVFSVMSILEGVVPPTMNYETPDPECDLDYTPLAPKKRDVSVVMNNSFGFGGTNASLIFKKYAE; from the coding sequence ATGAAGCTGCATAGAGTCGTCGTCACCGGTCTGGCTGCCGTCACGCCCATCGGCAACGATCTGGAATCCAGCTGGCAGAACCTCCTGAACGGCGTTTCGGGCGCTGGCCCTGTCACCCGTTTCGACACCACGGGCTACGACACCACCTTCGCCTGCGAGGTCAAAGGGTTCGATCCGTCCAAGCACATCCCGGCCAAGCAGGCCAGGAGGATGGACCTGTTCACGCAGTACGCCGTGTGCGCCTCCCTGATGGCGGTCGAGCATTCGGGGCTCAAGATCACCCCCGAACTCGCCGAGGAAGTGGGCGTGCTCATCGGCTGCGGCCTGGGCGGCCTGCACACCATCGAACTGCAGCACCAGAAGCTGCTGGCCGATGGCCCGGGACGCGTCTCGCCCTTCTTCATCCCCGTGCTGATCGCCAACATGGCCGCGGGCCAGGCAGCGATCTTCACCGGAGCCAAGGGCCCCAACGTCTGCACCACCACGGCCTGCGCCTCGGGCGCGCACGGTGTCGGCTACGCCTACACCGACATCATGCTCGGACGGGCCAAGGCCATGATCTGCGGCGGCGCGGAATCCACCATCGCCCCCCTGGGCATGAGCGGCTTCAACGCCCTCAAGGCGCTCTCCACCCGCAATGACGAGCCCACCAAGGCTTCCCGCCCCTTCGAGAAGAACCGCACCGGGTTCGTCATGGGCGAGGGCTCGGGCATCCTGATCCTCGAGGAGTTGGAGCACGCCAAGGCCCGCGGTGCGCGCATCCTGGCCGAGGTCGTGGGCTTCGGCGCCTCCGGCGACGCCTTCCACATGACCGCCCCGCCCGAGTCCGGCGAAGGCGCGGCCCTGGCCATGAAGGCGGCCCTGCGCGAGTCCGGCCTGGCCCCCGAGGCGGTGGACAGCATCAACGCCCACGGCACCTCCACCCAGCTCAACGACATGTGCGAGACCCGCGCCATCAAGAGCGTCTTCGGCGAGCACGCCTACAAGCTCTCGGTGACGGCCAACAAGTCCATGATCGGCCACTGCCTCGGCGCCGCCGGGGCCATCGAGAGCGTGTTCTCGGTGATGTCCATCCTGGAAGGCGTGGTCCCGCCCACCATGAACTACGAGACCCCCGACCCCGAGTGCGACCTGGACTACACGCCGCTTGCCCCCAAGAAGCGCGACGTGTCCGTGGTCATGAACAACTCCTTCGGGTTCGGCGGCACCAACGCGAGCCTGATCTTCAAGAAGTACGCCGAGTAG
- the acpP gene encoding acyl carrier protein, with protein MSVAEKVKEIIVDQLGVSADEVLPEAKFVDDLGADSLDLTELIMAMEEEFSVEIADEDAQKIVKVQDAIDYVEAKKG; from the coding sequence ATGTCCGTCGCTGAAAAAGTCAAAGAAATCATTGTGGACCAGCTGGGCGTGTCCGCTGACGAAGTCCTTCCCGAAGCCAAGTTCGTTGACGACCTGGGTGCCGACTCCCTGGACCTCACCGAGCTGATCATGGCCATGGAAGAGGAGTTCAGCGTCGAGATCGCCGACGAGGACGCCCAGAAGATCGTCAAGGTCCAGGACGCCATCGACTACGTCGAAGCCAAGAAAGGCTAA
- the fabG gene encoding 3-oxoacyl-[acyl-carrier-protein] reductase produces MNNPPRLTALVTGGSRGIGAAVAKQLAKDGYSVIFTYVSKPDEANAVAAQIMAEGGEAQAVRLDVSDRAAVPAFFKEHIEGKVKLEVLVNNAGITKDGLLVRMKDDDWDRVIGVNLTGAFTCLREAAKIMMKRRSGRIINMVSVVAQMGNAGQANYVAAKAGLVGLTKSAAVELAPRGVTVNAVAPGYIETDMTAVLPEAAKAAFLDQIPLKRSGTAEDVAAAVSYLASPGAAYVTGQVLAVNGGLHR; encoded by the coding sequence ATGAACAACCCACCCCGCCTCACCGCCCTCGTCACCGGAGGCTCGCGCGGCATCGGCGCGGCCGTGGCCAAGCAGTTGGCCAAGGACGGCTATTCCGTCATCTTCACCTATGTCTCCAAGCCGGACGAGGCCAACGCCGTGGCGGCCCAGATCATGGCCGAAGGCGGCGAGGCCCAGGCCGTGCGCCTGGACGTCTCCGACCGCGCGGCGGTGCCGGCCTTCTTCAAGGAGCACATCGAGGGCAAGGTCAAACTCGAGGTGCTGGTGAACAACGCCGGCATCACCAAGGACGGCCTGCTGGTGCGCATGAAGGACGACGACTGGGACCGCGTGATCGGCGTGAACCTCACCGGGGCCTTCACCTGCCTGCGCGAGGCCGCCAAGATCATGATGAAGCGCCGCAGCGGCCGCATCATCAACATGGTCTCCGTGGTGGCCCAGATGGGCAACGCGGGCCAGGCCAACTACGTGGCGGCCAAGGCCGGGCTTGTGGGCCTGACCAAGTCCGCGGCGGTGGAGTTGGCCCCGCGCGGCGTCACCGTGAACGCCGTGGCCCCAGGCTATATCGAAACCGACATGACCGCAGTGCTGCCCGAGGCGGCCAAGGCTGCCTTCCTGGACCAGATTCCGCTCAAACGCTCGGGCACCGCGGAGGACGTCGCCGCCGCGGTCTCGTATCTCGCCTCCCCGGGCGCGGCCTACGTCACCGGACAGGTGCTGGCCGTCAACGGCGGGCTTCATCGCTAA